A portion of the Thermoplasmatales archaeon genome contains these proteins:
- a CDS encoding AbrB/MazE/SpoVT family DNA-binding domain-containing protein, whose product MEIRKVQISGGSSFIISLPKEWAIKNGIKKNDKVGVIEARDGSLVIIPKFKGKERTIEIDAEGDENYIFRLLLASYIDGYNIIRLRAKEINSFIRNVVKKFIKCSIGCEVIEEDRHSIVIKDFLSPSDLPFEKIIKRIVSVVESMHEDLIYAIRSNEKRILEDIISRDDDVDKLHWLVSRQYNILSRNIFGEEVFTNYPLLSRILERCADHACKIAEGIKNFNKISSSLEEKISSAELFALKIFKLSIKSFFDKDLKKANECIEMAKKINEKCAKINNEAIGKDAKSIIYIGQISDSIRRFSEYSADIAEYVTDYVIGLKE is encoded by the coding sequence ATGGAAATAAGGAAAGTGCAGATCAGCGGTGGCTCATCTTTTATAATTTCCCTGCCAAAAGAATGGGCAATAAAGAATGGAATAAAAAAGAATGATAAGGTTGGAGTAATTGAAGCAAGGGATGGAAGCCTTGTTATAATACCAAAATTTAAAGGGAAAGAAAGGACTATAGAAATTGATGCGGAAGGAGATGAAAATTACATCTTTAGACTTTTGCTTGCAAGCTATATAGATGGATATAATATTATTCGCTTAAGAGCTAAAGAAATAAATTCTTTTATAAGAAATGTTGTTAAAAAATTCATAAAATGCTCAATCGGATGTGAGGTTATAGAAGAGGACAGGCATTCAATAGTAATAAAAGATTTTCTAAGTCCTTCAGATTTACCTTTTGAAAAGATAATAAAAAGAATTGTGTCTGTTGTTGAGTCAATGCATGAAGATCTGATTTATGCAATAAGGAGCAATGAAAAAAGAATTTTGGAGGATATAATCTCTAGGGATGATGATGTTGATAAGCTTCACTGGCTTGTTTCAAGGCAATATAACATTTTATCAAGAAACATTTTTGGTGAAGAAGTTTTTACAAATTATCCTCTTTTGAGCAGAATTCTGGAGAGATGCGCGGATCATGCCTGCAAAATAGCAGAGGGAATAAAAAATTTTAATAAAATAAGCAGTAGTTTGGAGGAAAAAATTTCATCTGCTGAGCTTTTTGCTTTAAAAATTTTTAAGCTGAGCATCAAATCATTTTTTGATAAAGATTTGAAGAAGGCAAATGAATGCATTGAAATGGCTAAAAAAATAAATGAGAAGTGTGCAAAAATAAACAATGAAGCAATTGGAAAGGATGCTAAATCAATAATTTATATAGGACAGATAAGCGATAGCATAAGAAGATTTTCTGAATATTCTGCTGATATTGCAGAATATGTAACAGATTATGTAATAGGGCTAAAAGAATAA